From the Notolabrus celidotus isolate fNotCel1 chromosome 12, fNotCel1.pri, whole genome shotgun sequence genome, one window contains:
- the LOC117823253 gene encoding uncharacterized protein C1orf232, translating to MNSMLKVYKSKVMKTLNPEYEEEAVEEVTEVENDVSPVQEDEGPNAVSQLAKKMQGAGTKSWNRLSSLFNKEDEHQLLEETESPPIADHPLAVKPEEPPRPTKRSPFWDSFAANWAAKKQAEAAAAAAASTNEAAAVQGEEGVTEAGGEVATPQDGQTTEGETSEEGGGGGRSSNNSFSKYVSLGGGSNEASFKWNFVTSKLAELKTKGN from the exons ATGAATTCCATGTTGAAGGTGTATAAGAGCAAAGTGATGAAGACCCTCAACCCTGAGTATGAGGAGGAAGCTGTAGAAGAG GTCACAGAGGTGGAGAATGATGTGAGTCCAGTGCAGGAGGATGAGGGACCAAACGCAGTGTCCCAGTTGGCCAAGAAA ATGCAGGGAGCCGGGACTAAAAGCTGGAACAGACTATCATCTCTCTTCAACAAAGAAGATGAACACCAGCTtctagaggagacagagagccCGCCCATCGCTGACCA CCCCCTCGCTGTAAAACCAGAGGAACCTCCTCGACCCACCAAGCGCTCCCCATTCTGGGATAGCTTTGCAGCCAACTGGGCTGCCAAGAAGCAGGCAGAAGCTGcagcggctgctgctgcttcaacaAATGAAGCGGCAGCAGTGCAGGGTGAGGAGGGGGTGACAGAGGCCGGAGGGGAGGTTGCTACCCCTCAGGATGGGCAGACCACTGAGGGGGAGACGAgcgaagaaggaggaggaggaggaaggagcagCAACAATAGCTTCTCCAAATATGTCTCACTGGGAGGAGGAAGCAATGAGGCGTCCTTTAAGTGGAACTTTGTCACCAGTAAGCTGGCAGAACTGAAGACAAAGGGCAACTAA